One window from the genome of Paracoccus marcusii encodes:
- a CDS encoding ATP-binding protein, which produces MTPSERSDPGIGNRASALTQPMFHRVLNAHPMIVRDTLQDVRQRFRGEVGDDTLGRLELVLAEVMNNVAEHAPLGQAEQARLPVIHLCIVRHSSGLACALTDDGISLPDDCLLPRNLPPMVADDLPEGGFGWFLIQDLTQALCYYREESRNYLAFSIPFAQMEVDA; this is translated from the coding sequence ATGACACCCAGTGAACGCTCCGATCCGGGCATCGGAAACCGTGCATCCGCACTGACGCAGCCGATGTTCCACCGCGTCCTGAACGCCCATCCGATGATCGTGCGCGACACCCTGCAGGACGTCCGCCAGCGTTTCCGCGGAGAGGTGGGCGACGACACTCTGGGCCGGCTGGAACTGGTCTTGGCCGAGGTGATGAACAACGTCGCCGAACACGCCCCGCTGGGCCAGGCGGAACAGGCGCGGCTGCCGGTGATCCACCTGTGCATCGTGCGCCACAGTTCGGGCCTGGCCTGCGCGCTGACCGATGACGGGATCTCGCTGCCTGACGACTGCCTGCTGCCGCGCAACCTGCCGCCGATGGTCGCGGACGATCTGCCCGAAGGCGGCTTCGGCTGGTTCCTGATCCAGGACCTGACGCAGGCCCTGTGCTATTACCGCGAGGAAAGCCGGAACTATCTGGCCTTCAGCATCCCCTTTGCCCAGATGGAGGTCGACGCCTAG
- a CDS encoding STAS domain-containing protein, whose protein sequence is MQFIVEDAESHLNITVTEPRIDAAIATLFKDKLREIVVKNRKPVHMDMAAVDFMDSSGLGAMIAVRKSLPENLALVLFALTPNVERVFRLTRMDSVFDIQPRTAQKEQRE, encoded by the coding sequence ATGCAGTTCATCGTCGAAGACGCCGAATCCCATCTGAACATCACGGTGACGGAACCCCGGATCGACGCGGCGATTGCGACCCTGTTCAAGGACAAGCTGCGCGAGATCGTGGTCAAGAACCGCAAGCCGGTGCACATGGACATGGCGGCGGTGGACTTCATGGACAGCTCTGGCCTGGGGGCGATGATCGCCGTCCGCAAGAGCCTGCCCGAGAACCTGGCGCTGGTGCTGTTCGCGCTTACGCCCAATGTCGAACGCGTGTTCCGCCTGACGCGGATGGACAGCGTGTTCGACATCCAGCCCCGCACCGCTCAGAAGGAGCAACGAGAATGA
- a CDS encoding acetyl-CoA C-acyltransferase: MTIQDIYVLGAARTPMGGLMGALSGVSAADLGGAAIAAALARAGGPAVDALFMGCVLPAGQGQAPARQAGFAGGLGQEVPATTLNKMCGSGMQAVMMASDAIRAGSAGIVVAGGMESMSNAPYLLPKMRAGARLGHAQALDHMFLDGLEDAYDKGRLMGTFAEDCAAEFAFSRQAQDDFALASLTRAQEAIAGGAFATEITPVTVPGRGKVTVVDTDEQPGLARPDKIPLLKPAFRDGGTVTAANSSSISDGAAALVLGGRAQGAVARIVGHASHAQAPGQFPTAPVPAAEKLLARIGWDSDSVDLWEVNEAFAVVPMAFMARMGLSHDSVNVHGGACAMGHPIGASGARIIVTLIHALQARGLRRGVAAICIGGGEGTALAVELC, encoded by the coding sequence ATGACAATTCAGGACATCTACGTGCTGGGGGCGGCGCGCACGCCGATGGGCGGGCTGATGGGCGCGCTGTCGGGGGTGTCCGCGGCCGATCTGGGTGGGGCGGCCATCGCCGCGGCACTGGCGCGCGCGGGCGGGCCCGCGGTCGATGCGCTGTTCATGGGCTGCGTCCTGCCCGCGGGCCAGGGCCAGGCCCCGGCGCGGCAGGCGGGCTTTGCCGGGGGGCTGGGACAGGAGGTGCCGGCAACGACGCTGAACAAGATGTGCGGATCGGGGATGCAGGCCGTGATGATGGCGTCCGATGCCATCCGCGCCGGCAGCGCCGGCATCGTCGTCGCGGGCGGCATGGAGAGCATGTCGAACGCTCCCTACCTGCTGCCCAAAATGCGCGCCGGGGCGCGCCTGGGGCATGCACAGGCGTTGGACCACATGTTCCTGGACGGGCTGGAGGATGCCTATGACAAGGGCCGCCTGATGGGCACGTTTGCCGAGGATTGCGCCGCGGAATTCGCCTTTTCCCGCCAGGCGCAGGACGACTTCGCCCTGGCCAGCCTGACGCGCGCGCAGGAGGCCATCGCCGGCGGCGCGTTCGCGACCGAGATCACACCCGTCACCGTGCCCGGCCGCGGCAAGGTCACCGTGGTCGACACCGACGAACAGCCCGGCCTGGCCCGCCCCGACAAGATCCCGCTGCTGAAACCCGCGTTCCGCGACGGGGGCACCGTGACGGCGGCCAACAGCTCGTCCATCTCGGACGGGGCGGCGGCGCTGGTGCTGGGCGGTCGGGCGCAGGGCGCCGTCGCGCGCATCGTCGGCCATGCCAGCCACGCCCAGGCCCCCGGCCAGTTCCCCACCGCGCCCGTGCCCGCCGCCGAAAAGCTGCTGGCGCGGATCGGATGGGACAGCGACAGCGTCGATCTGTGGGAGGTGAACGAGGCCTTTGCCGTCGTGCCGATGGCCTTCATGGCGCGGATGGGCCTGTCCCATGACAGCGTGAACGTGCATGGCGGAGCCTGCGCAATGGGCCATCCGATCGGCGCGTCGGGGGCGCGGATCATCGTCACGCTGATCCATGCGCTGCAGGCGCGAGGGCTGCGCCGGGGCGTGGCCGCGATCTGCATCGGCGGCGGCGAGGGAACCGCGCTGGCGGTCGAACTGTGCTGA
- a CDS encoding circularly permuted type 2 ATP-grasp protein: MSYYNEMYEGDTVRDPYARLREWVETMPDDFRQMKQAEAEALFRRIGITFAVYGEGGDPDRLIPFDMMPRVFEQAEWRRLERGIKQRARALNAFLRDVYGRGEIIRAGRIPARLVYQNEAFEKSVVGFVPPRGIYSHIIGIDLVRTAKDEFYVLEDNCRTPSGVSYMLENREIMMRMFPALFRGNRIEPVDQYPDLLRRTLESVAPAKCSDRPTCVILTPGHYNSAYYEHSFLANLMGVELVEGQDLFVDGEFCYMRTTTGPKRVDVIYRRIDDPYLDPLCFRPDSMLGIPGLMDVYRSGGVSICSAPGAGVADDKAIYTFVPEMVRFYLGEEPILNNVQTWTLWKDDDYRYVMEHLPELVVKEVHGSGGYGMLVGPKSTREEIEAFRAKIQANPSNYIAQPTLALSTCPTFVDEGIAPRHVDLRPYCLCGDRIELVPGGLTRVALREGSLVVNSSQGGGVKDTWVLSE; the protein is encoded by the coding sequence ATGAGTTACTATAACGAGATGTACGAGGGCGACACCGTCCGCGACCCCTATGCCCGCCTGCGGGAATGGGTCGAGACCATGCCCGACGATTTCCGCCAGATGAAGCAGGCCGAAGCCGAGGCGCTGTTCCGGCGCATCGGCATCACCTTCGCCGTCTATGGCGAGGGGGGCGACCCGGACCGGCTGATCCCCTTCGACATGATGCCCCGCGTGTTCGAGCAGGCCGAGTGGCGCCGCCTGGAACGCGGCATCAAGCAGCGCGCCCGCGCGCTGAACGCCTTCCTGCGCGACGTCTATGGCCGCGGAGAGATCATCCGCGCCGGGCGCATCCCCGCCCGCCTGGTCTATCAGAACGAGGCATTCGAGAAGTCGGTGGTGGGGTTCGTGCCCCCACGCGGCATCTATTCCCACATCATCGGCATCGACCTGGTCCGCACCGCCAAGGACGAGTTCTATGTGCTGGAGGACAACTGCCGCACGCCGTCGGGCGTCAGCTACATGCTGGAGAACCGCGAGATCATGATGCGCATGTTCCCGGCCCTGTTCCGCGGCAACCGCATCGAACCTGTCGACCAGTATCCCGACCTTCTGCGCCGCACGCTGGAATCGGTGGCGCCCGCGAAATGCAGCGACCGGCCGACCTGCGTGATCCTGACGCCGGGCCATTACAACAGCGCCTATTACGAACACAGCTTTCTGGCCAACCTGATGGGGGTCGAGCTGGTCGAGGGGCAGGATCTGTTCGTGGATGGCGAATTCTGCTACATGCGCACGACCACCGGGCCCAAGCGCGTGGACGTGATCTATCGCCGGATCGACGACCCCTATCTGGACCCGCTGTGCTTCCGCCCCGATTCGATGCTGGGCATTCCGGGGCTGATGGACGTGTACCGGTCTGGCGGCGTGTCGATCTGTTCGGCCCCCGGCGCGGGCGTGGCCGATGACAAGGCGATCTACACCTTCGTCCCCGAGATGGTGCGCTTCTATCTGGGAGAGGAGCCGATCCTGAACAACGTCCAGACCTGGACGCTGTGGAAGGACGACGACTACCGCTATGTGATGGAGCATCTGCCCGAACTGGTCGTCAAGGAGGTCCACGGATCGGGCGGCTACGGCATGCTGGTCGGTCCCAAGTCGACCAGGGAGGAGATCGAGGCCTTCCGCGCCAAGATCCAGGCCAATCCGTCGAACTACATCGCCCAGCCCACGCTGGCACTGTCGACCTGCCCGACCTTCGTGGACGAGGGCATCGCGCCGCGCCACGTGGACCTGCGCCCCTATTGCCTGTGCGGCGACCGGATCGAGCTGGTGCCGGGCGGGCTGACGCGCGTCGCGCTGCGCGAGGGGTCGCTGGTGGTGAACTCGTCCCAGGGCGGGGGTGTCAAGGACACCTGGGTGTTGTCGGAATGA
- a CDS encoding alpha-E domain-containing protein, giving the protein MLSRTASNLFWMGRHLERAETAARLLDVGQRITLLPNTEAGYQNEWNSLLQASGSSDLFAQKYGEITQENIEEFIFFDRANPSSVASCLEKAREAGRIVRTALTSQVWDALNVAFQELRRIERQPRAKLDTAGLTDFTTGHTSTVRGAINATQLRNDGWHFMNLGYGLERADATARLLDVKYFVLLPRIEFVGSGLDTYQWQVILRALSAHRAYHWAYGGDITAGQVADFLILNGESPRALITSLYETVWHLEGLARRYGDGVPTSARDKAREVLAALQARDIEMIFDEGLHEFLSWFILELSEISNLVHQDYLLGGV; this is encoded by the coding sequence ATGCTCAGCCGCACCGCCTCGAACCTGTTCTGGATGGGCCGCCATCTGGAACGTGCCGAAACCGCCGCGCGCCTGCTGGACGTGGGACAGCGCATCACGCTGCTTCCCAACACCGAGGCCGGGTACCAGAACGAATGGAACTCGCTGCTGCAGGCCTCGGGCAGTTCGGACCTGTTCGCGCAGAAATACGGTGAGATCACCCAGGAGAACATCGAGGAGTTCATCTTCTTCGACCGCGCCAACCCGTCATCGGTGGCCAGCTGCCTTGAAAAGGCGCGCGAGGCCGGTCGGATCGTGCGCACCGCGCTGACCAGCCAGGTCTGGGACGCGCTGAACGTGGCCTTCCAGGAGCTGCGCCGGATCGAACGCCAGCCGCGTGCAAAGCTGGACACCGCAGGGCTGACCGATTTCACCACCGGCCACACCTCGACCGTGCGCGGCGCGATCAACGCGACGCAGCTGAGGAACGACGGCTGGCACTTCATGAACCTGGGATACGGGCTGGAACGCGCCGACGCGACCGCGCGCCTGCTGGACGTCAAGTATTTCGTCCTGCTGCCGCGGATCGAGTTCGTGGGATCGGGGCTGGACACCTATCAATGGCAGGTGATCCTGCGCGCGCTGTCGGCGCACCGGGCCTATCACTGGGCCTATGGCGGCGACATCACCGCGGGCCAGGTGGCCGATTTCCTGATCCTGAACGGGGAAAGCCCCCGCGCGCTGATCACGTCGTTGTATGAGACCGTGTGGCACCTTGAAGGGCTGGCGCGGCGCTATGGCGACGGGGTGCCGACCAGCGCCCGCGACAAGGCGCGTGAGGTTCTGGCAGCCCTGCAGGCACGCGACATCGAGATGATCTTCGACGAGGGGCTGCACGAGTTCCTCAGCTGGTTCATCCTGGAACTGTCCGAGATTTCCAACCTGGTGCACCAGGATTACCTGCTTGGAGGGGTGTGA
- a CDS encoding transglutaminase family protein, with protein MRLKISHETVYRYGQPIRNLVQSLRLTPSVFEGQKTHEWQVDVSGGVKGPGFRDGAGDWIEGWTVRGPVDHVTVRISGRIDTRDTAGVLRGHREMIHPLTYLRDSPATRPDDALRDLAQSVEGTDRLDLAHQLSMSVSDRIAFRPGVTHTGTTASEALALGEGVCQDHTHALTAIARLRGLPARYVSGYLHSTIDGQAHDAAHAWAEIHVEGLGWVGFDAANRCCPDERYVRLGSGLDAADAAPIRGVALGTGSEDMDVSVRVEEMAQ; from the coding sequence ATGCGCCTGAAGATCTCTCACGAGACGGTCTATCGCTATGGCCAGCCGATCCGGAACCTGGTGCAGAGCCTGCGCCTGACGCCGTCGGTGTTCGAGGGGCAGAAGACCCATGAATGGCAGGTCGACGTGTCGGGCGGCGTCAAGGGGCCGGGGTTCCGCGACGGTGCCGGCGACTGGATCGAGGGTTGGACCGTGCGCGGTCCGGTCGATCATGTGACCGTGCGCATCAGCGGACGCATCGACACCCGCGACACGGCAGGCGTCCTGCGCGGCCACCGCGAGATGATCCACCCGCTGACCTATCTGCGCGACAGTCCCGCCACGCGCCCCGACGACGCGCTGCGCGATCTGGCGCAGTCGGTCGAGGGCACCGACCGGCTGGACCTGGCGCATCAGCTGTCGATGTCGGTCAGCGACCGGATCGCGTTCCGCCCCGGCGTGACCCATACCGGCACGACCGCATCCGAGGCCCTGGCCTTGGGAGAAGGCGTCTGCCAGGACCACACCCACGCCCTGACCGCCATCGCCCGCCTGCGCGGCCTGCCGGCGCGCTATGTGTCGGGCTATCTGCATTCGACCATCGACGGGCAGGCCCATGACGCGGCCCATGCCTGGGCCGAGATCCATGTCGAGGGGTTGGGATGGGTCGGATTCGACGCCGCCAACCGCTGTTGCCCGGACGAACGCTATGTCCGTCTGGGGTCGGGCCTGGACGCGGCGGACGCGGCCCCGATCCGGGGCGTTGCCCTGGGCACCGGCTCCGAGGACATGGATGTCAGCGTCCGGGTCGAGGAGATGGCCCAGTAG
- a CDS encoding bifunctional 2',3'-cyclic-nucleotide 2'-phosphodiesterase/3'-nucleotidase — translation MTHPLALSRRGFLTSGVAGLALVALHPYSARAEAGQAHLRIMETTDLHAHVWPYDYYADTATDTLGLARTAALVGAVRAEATNALLFDNGDFLQGNPMGDFIAYERGMEGDATHPVIQGMNALGYDGGTLGNHEFNYGLEFLGASLAGAGYPVVCANVVTEAGATPDQDRTLVPPYAVIDRDLTDGAGATHPIRIGIIGFVPPQIMQWDRAHLEGQVTVRDIVEAAQAWVPKLRAEGVDLVVALAHCGIGGRTAEPGMENAAIPLAAIDGIDVILTGHSHSVFPGPDYDGVAGVDAAAGTIGGKPAVMAGFWGSHMGLVDLLLERQGDGWTIVSHQVEARPIYQRDDEGVVTPLVESVPAIEEATATEHQQTLDYVRRPVGQTSAALYSYFAMVADDPSVQIVSNAQSWYIAQMLAGTEHEGLPILSAAAPFKAGGRGGPDYFTDVPPGDIAIRNVADLYLYPNTIRAVRVTGAQVKDWLERSAGAFNRIEPGQADQMLLNPDFRSYNFDVIDGVTYRIDLSQPSRFDADGALANADANRIVDLAIDGQPVDPAAEFIIATNNYRATGGGSFPGADGSTVVFEGPDTNRDVIVRYILDQGTINPSADGNWSFAALDGATVLFDTGPGAAAYLQDVTALTIEPAGDAPEGFARYRITL, via the coding sequence ATGACCCATCCTCTTGCCCTCAGCCGCCGCGGTTTCCTGACATCGGGGGTGGCCGGCCTGGCGCTGGTCGCGCTGCATCCCTATTCCGCACGGGCCGAGGCGGGGCAGGCGCATCTGCGCATCATGGAAACGACGGACCTGCACGCGCATGTCTGGCCCTACGACTATTACGCGGACACGGCGACCGACACCCTAGGCCTGGCGCGGACCGCGGCCCTGGTCGGTGCCGTGCGGGCCGAGGCCACGAACGCGCTGCTGTTCGACAACGGCGATTTCCTGCAGGGCAACCCGATGGGCGATTTCATCGCCTATGAGCGCGGGATGGAGGGGGATGCGACCCACCCGGTGATCCAGGGGATGAACGCCCTGGGCTATGACGGCGGGACCCTGGGCAACCACGAATTCAACTATGGGCTGGAGTTCCTGGGCGCCAGCCTGGCGGGCGCGGGCTATCCCGTCGTCTGCGCCAACGTGGTGACCGAGGCCGGCGCCACCCCGGACCAGGACCGGACCCTGGTGCCGCCCTATGCGGTGATCGACCGGGACCTGACCGACGGGGCGGGCGCCACTCATCCGATCCGCATCGGCATCATCGGCTTCGTGCCGCCGCAGATCATGCAATGGGACCGCGCGCATCTGGAGGGGCAGGTCACCGTCCGCGACATCGTCGAGGCGGCCCAGGCCTGGGTGCCCAAGCTGCGTGCCGAGGGGGTGGACCTGGTCGTGGCGCTGGCCCATTGCGGCATCGGCGGGCGGACCGCTGAACCGGGGATGGAGAACGCGGCCATTCCGCTGGCGGCCATCGACGGCATCGACGTCATCCTCACCGGGCATTCGCATTCGGTCTTTCCCGGCCCCGACTACGACGGCGTGGCCGGGGTGGATGCCGCGGCCGGCACGATCGGCGGCAAGCCCGCGGTGATGGCCGGGTTCTGGGGGTCGCATATGGGCCTGGTCGATCTGCTGCTGGAGCGGCAGGGCGACGGCTGGACCATCGTCAGCCACCAGGTCGAGGCGCGCCCGATCTATCAGCGCGACGACGAGGGCGTGGTGACCCCCCTGGTCGAGAGCGTACCCGCCATCGAGGAGGCGACCGCCACCGAACACCAGCAGACGCTGGATTATGTCCGCCGACCCGTCGGCCAGACCAGCGCCGCGCTCTACAGCTATTTCGCGATGGTGGCGGATGATCCTTCGGTCCAGATCGTGTCGAACGCGCAAAGCTGGTACATCGCGCAGATGCTGGCCGGGACCGAGCACGAGGGGCTGCCCATCCTGTCGGCGGCGGCGCCCTTCAAGGCGGGCGGGCGGGGCGGGCCCGATTACTTCACCGACGTGCCGCCGGGCGACATCGCCATCCGCAACGTGGCCGACCTGTATCTGTATCCCAACACCATCCGCGCCGTGCGCGTGACCGGCGCGCAGGTCAAGGACTGGCTGGAGCGCAGCGCCGGGGCCTTCAACCGGATCGAACCGGGGCAAGCGGACCAGATGCTGCTGAACCCCGACTTCCGCAGCTACAACTTCGACGTGATCGACGGGGTGACCTATCGGATCGACCTGTCGCAGCCCTCGCGGTTCGACGCCGACGGGGCGCTGGCCAACGCGGACGCGAACCGCATCGTCGATCTGGCCATCGACGGGCAGCCGGTCGATCCGGCGGCCGAGTTCATCATTGCCACCAACAACTATCGCGCCACCGGCGGCGGGTCGTTCCCCGGCGCGGATGGCTCGACCGTGGTGTTCGAGGGGCCGGACACCAACCGCGACGTGATCGTCCGCTATATCCTGGACCAGGGGACGATCAACCCGTCGGCGGATGGCAACTGGTCGTTCGCGGCGCTGGACGGCGCGACGGTGCTGTTCGACACGGGGCCGGGGGCCGCGGCCTATCTGCAGGACGTGACCGCCCTGACCATCGAACCGGCGGGCGATGCGCCCGAAGGCTTTGCCCGCTATCGCATCACCCTGTGA
- a CDS encoding proteasome-type protease, with the protein MTYCVGLKLDAGLVLLSDTRTNAGLDNISCYRKMFFFEAPGERIIAIMTAGSLSVTQTTIARLEEAIEDELADDTTSILKAPTMLRVATIIGDTLCRTRREIAEQCRDLKQQASASMIVAGQRKGGDMRLFLIYPEGNFIEATEDTPFLQIGEHKYGKPILDRVVTPATSLADAQKAVLLSMDSTLRSNLSVGMPLDLAVIGADACAVTTRRRILDGDPDFMQMSAAWSAALRDSFVKVSI; encoded by the coding sequence GTGACCTATTGCGTCGGACTGAAACTGGATGCCGGGCTTGTGCTGCTGTCGGATACCCGCACGAATGCCGGGCTGGACAATATCTCGTGCTATCGCAAGATGTTCTTCTTCGAGGCGCCGGGCGAACGCATCATCGCGATCATGACCGCCGGGTCGCTGTCCGTGACCCAGACCACCATCGCCCGCCTGGAGGAGGCGATCGAGGACGAGCTGGCAGACGACACGACCTCGATCCTCAAGGCGCCGACCATGCTGCGCGTGGCCACGATCATCGGCGACACGCTGTGCCGCACCCGGCGCGAGATCGCCGAACAGTGCCGCGACCTCAAGCAGCAGGCATCCGCCAGCATGATCGTCGCGGGACAGCGCAAGGGCGGCGACATGCGCCTGTTCCTGATCTATCCCGAAGGCAACTTCATCGAGGCGACCGAGGACACGCCCTTCCTGCAGATCGGAGAGCACAAGTACGGCAAGCCGATCCTGGACCGGGTGGTCACCCCCGCGACCAGCTTGGCCGACGCGCAGAAGGCCGTGCTGCTATCGATGGATTCGACGCTGCGGTCGAACCTGTCGGTGGGGATGCCGCTGGACCTGGCGGTGATCGGCGCCGATGCCTGTGCGGTCACCACGCGCCGCCGCATCCTGGATGGCGATCCGGACTTCATGCAGATGAGCGCGGCCTGGTCCGCGGCGCTGCGCGACAGCTTCGTCAAGGTCAGCATCTGA
- a CDS encoding NADP-dependent malic enzyme, whose product MTDKTSRSRITPEEALAYHLEPRPGKYDITPSTPMTTQRDLSLAYSPGVAVPVQAIADRPETAYDYTTKGNMVAVISNGTAILGMGNLGALASKPVMEGKAVLFKRFADVNAIDLELDTEDADEFINAVKLMGPTFGGINLEDIKAPECFIIEQRLKELMDIPVFHDDQHGTAVICAAGLLNALELSGKKIEDVRIVLNGAGAAGIACLELLKSMGARHDNCIMCDTKGVIYQGRTEGMNQWKSAHAVVTTARTLEEAMKGADVFLGVSAKGAVTQDMVVSMADNPVIFAMANPDPEITPEDAHAVRPDAIVATGRSDYPNQVNNVLGFPYLFRGALDIHARAINDEMKIACAEALARLAREDVPDEVAVAYGRKLQFGRDYIIPTPFDPRLIHVIPPAVARAGMDTGVARRPIIDMDGYVQTLKNRMDPTAAILQGIHARARQAQARMIFAEGDDPRVLRAAVAWQRTGMGQSLVVGREAEVKAELEALGMGDAFREISVVNAANTRHLDSYHEFLYQRLQRKGVDREDAFKLANRDRHIFAALMLAHGHGDGLVTGATRKNAPVLAQIGHVFDVRPQDGAVGITAVLHRGRIVLIGDTLVHEWPEPEDLADIAARGAAVARNLGLEPRVAFLSFSNFGYPVSERAIKMAEAAKVLDRRGADFEYEGEMTVDVALNMDAAARYPFSRLTAPANVLVVPARHSASISVKLMQEMAGATVIGPILTGVARPIQICSTNSTVSDILNMAAIAAGGVGAQG is encoded by the coding sequence ATGACCGACAAGACCAGCCGCAGCCGCATCACCCCCGAAGAGGCGCTGGCCTATCATCTGGAACCGAGGCCGGGCAAATACGACATCACGCCCTCGACCCCCATGACCACGCAGCGCGACCTGTCGCTGGCCTATTCGCCGGGCGTCGCGGTGCCCGTCCAGGCCATCGCTGACCGCCCCGAAACCGCCTACGACTATACCACCAAGGGCAACATGGTGGCGGTGATCTCGAATGGGACGGCGATCCTGGGGATGGGCAATCTGGGCGCGCTGGCCTCCAAGCCGGTGATGGAGGGCAAGGCGGTTCTGTTCAAGCGCTTTGCCGACGTGAACGCCATCGACCTGGAGCTGGACACCGAGGACGCGGACGAATTCATCAACGCCGTCAAGCTGATGGGCCCGACCTTCGGGGGCATCAACCTGGAGGACATCAAGGCGCCGGAATGCTTCATCATCGAACAGCGCCTGAAGGAGCTGATGGACATCCCGGTCTTCCACGACGACCAGCACGGCACCGCGGTGATCTGCGCCGCAGGCCTGCTGAACGCGCTGGAGCTGTCGGGCAAGAAGATCGAGGATGTGCGGATCGTCCTGAACGGCGCGGGTGCGGCGGGCATCGCCTGTCTGGAACTGCTGAAGTCGATGGGCGCGCGGCATGACAACTGCATCATGTGCGACACCAAGGGCGTCATCTATCAGGGCCGGACCGAGGGCATGAACCAGTGGAAATCGGCCCATGCGGTCGTGACCACCGCCCGCACGCTGGAGGAGGCCATGAAAGGCGCAGACGTCTTCCTGGGCGTCAGCGCCAAGGGGGCGGTGACCCAGGACATGGTCGTCAGCATGGCCGACAACCCGGTGATCTTCGCCATGGCGAATCCCGACCCCGAGATCACGCCCGAGGATGCGCATGCCGTCCGCCCCGACGCGATCGTGGCCACCGGCCGCAGCGACTATCCGAACCAGGTGAACAACGTCCTGGGGTTCCCGTACCTGTTCCGCGGCGCGCTGGACATCCACGCCCGCGCCATCAACGACGAGATGAAGATCGCCTGCGCCGAGGCCCTGGCCCGCCTGGCGCGCGAGGATGTCCCCGACGAGGTCGCCGTCGCCTATGGCCGCAAGCTGCAGTTCGGGCGCGACTACATCATCCCGACGCCCTTCGATCCGCGGCTGATCCACGTGATCCCGCCCGCGGTCGCCCGCGCCGGGATGGACACGGGCGTCGCGCGGCGCCCGATCATCGACATGGATGGCTATGTCCAGACGCTGAAGAACAGGATGGACCCGACGGCCGCGATCCTGCAGGGCATCCATGCCCGCGCGCGGCAGGCCCAGGCCCGGATGATCTTTGCCGAGGGCGACGATCCGCGCGTGCTGCGCGCCGCCGTCGCATGGCAGCGCACCGGCATGGGCCAGTCCCTGGTCGTGGGCCGCGAGGCCGAGGTCAAGGCCGAGCTGGAGGCCCTGGGCATGGGCGACGCCTTCCGAGAGATCAGCGTCGTGAACGCCGCCAACACCCGGCATTTGGACAGCTATCACGAGTTCCTGTACCAGCGCCTGCAACGGAAGGGCGTCGACCGCGAGGACGCGTTCAAGCTGGCCAACCGCGACCGCCACATCTTTGCGGCGCTGATGCTGGCGCATGGGCATGGCGACGGGTTGGTGACCGGCGCCACGCGCAAGAACGCACCGGTGCTGGCGCAGATCGGCCATGTCTTCGACGTGCGCCCGCAGGACGGGGCGGTGGGGATCACCGCCGTGCTGCACCGCGGCCGGATCGTGCTGATCGGCGACACGCTGGTCCATGAATGGCCCGAACCCGAGGATCTGGCCGACATCGCCGCCCGCGGCGCCGCCGTCGCCCGCAACCTGGGGCTGGAGCCGCGCGTGGCCTTCCTGTCGTTTTCGAACTTCGGCTATCCGGTCAGCGAACGCGCCATCAAGATGGCCGAGGCCGCCAAGGTCCTGGACCGCCGCGGCGCCGATTTCGAATACGAGGGCGAGATGACCGTGGACGTGGCGCTGAACATGGACGCGGCCGCACGCTATCCTTTCAGCCGCCTGACCGCGCCCGCGAACGTGCTGGTGGTGCCGGCGCGGCATTCGGCCTCGATTTCGGTCAAGCTCATGCAGGAGATGGCGGGCGCGACCGTCATTGGCCCGATCCTGACGGGCGTGGCGCGCCCGATCCAGATCTGTTCGACCAACTCGACCGTCAGCGACATCCTAAACATGGCCGCGATTGCCGCGGGCGGGGTCGGCGCGCAGGGCTGA